From Carassius auratus strain Wakin chromosome 1, ASM336829v1, whole genome shotgun sequence, the proteins below share one genomic window:
- the LOC113102344 gene encoding neuropeptide Y receptor type 2-like, whose product MDIRTEMNISEDEIQSTNCSTPATNQLEGVLLDGLEDSTKLVGVQVILILAYSTIILFGVTGNSLVIYVVYKFRNLHTVTNYFIVNLAVADLLVNTLCLPFTLMYTLYGEWKFGQVMCYLLPYAQGLAVHVSTITLNVIALDRYRSIVYHMETKMSKDMCVVVIVITWVASAILASPLAIFREYVTFDLSPERTIQGCAEKWPGSSADGTVYSIAMFFLQYGLPLSIISFAYTRIWNKLRNHVSPGGGRSDRHQRRQKTTKMLVAVVVVFTVSWLPFHAFQLAVDIDSSVLEMKDYRLLYTAFHVVAMCSTFANPILYGWMNSNYRRSFLAVFKCGRLSNGMRRVCSSETVSEKCTRSKQNTISVAFKQENTLL is encoded by the coding sequence ATGGATATAAGAACCGAAATGAACATATCTGAAGACGAAATTCAGTCCACGAACTGTTCTACACCAGCCACTAACCAACTCGAGGGCGTCTTACTGGACGGTCTGGAAGACAGTACAAAACTGGTGGGTGTTCAAGTGATCTTGATTTTGGCTTACAGCACCATCATCCTCTTTGGCGTGACCGGGAACTCCTTGGTCATATATGTCGTGTACAAGTTTAGAAATTTACACACGGTGACTAACTATTTCATTGTTAacctggctgtagcagacttgtTGGTCAACACACTGTGTTTGCCTTTCACTTTGATGTACACGCTCTACGGAGAATGGAAATTCGGACAGGTGATGTGTTACCTGTTGCCTTATGCGCAAGGCTTAGCCGTCCACGTTTCCACCATCACGCTCAATGTTATCGCGCTGGACAGATACCGTAGCATCGTCTACCACATGGAAACCAAGATGTCCAAAGACATGTGCGTGGTCGTCATCGTGATCACATGGGTGGCAAGCGCGATCCTCGCCAGTCCTCTAGCTATCTTCCGCGAATATGTGACCTTTGACCTATCACCTGAGCGGACGATTCAGGGCTGTGCTGAGAAGTGGCCTGGAAGCAGTGCGGATGGCACGGTCTACAGCATCGCCATGTTCTTCCTCCAGTACGGCCTGCCGTTGTCCATCATTTCCTTCGCGTACACTCGGATCTGGAACAAGCTTCGGAATCACGTCAGCCCCGGCGGAGGCCGTAGCGATCGCCATCAGCGCCGACAGAAGACCACGAAGATGCTGGTGGCCGTAGTTGTGGTCTTCACCGTTAGCTGGCTGCCCTTTCACGCCTTTCAGCTTGCTGTGGATATCGACAGCAGCGTATTAGAAATGAAAGACTACCGATTGCTCTACACGGCTTTCCATGTTGTGGCCATGTGCTCCACGTTTGCCAACCCCATCCTGTACGGATGGATGAACAGCAACTATAGAAGATCCTTTCTGGCCGTGTTCAAGTGTGGAAGGTTGAGCAATGGAATGAGAAGGGTTTGTAGCAGCGAGACAGTAAGCGAGAAATGCACACGCAGTAAGCAAAACACAATCAGTGTGGCCTTCAAACAAGAAAACACTCTTCTGTGA
- the LOC113100968 gene encoding lecithin retinol acyltransferase-like, protein MLDSLTFLFEKFFLLSSLNVFKSLWREDPVRCPVLRRGDLLEVQRALFIHYGICLGENRVAHLMPDIMPVLTRDRQLIKPVVTNKRLILGCIYRTASIRVDSVEDFAYGAQILVNDMDKKVKWKALASEEVARRAEKLVGDFPYSLLWNNCEHFVTYCRYGTAASQQTEKFCDCLKSIIRDQRSVALTVGIGVMYILCFGLAPSTTLPTILIPFILWMAG, encoded by the exons ATGCTCGACTCGCTGACGTTTCTGTTTGAGAAGTTCTTTCTTCTCTCCAGCTTGAATGTGTTTAAGAGTCTGTGGCGGGAGGATCCGGTGAGATGCCCGGTGCTCCGGAGAGGAGACCTGCTGGAGGTGCAGCGCGCGCTCTTCATTCATTACGGCATCTGTCTGGGAGAGAACAGGGTGGCACACCTGATGCCTGACATCATGCCCGTCCTAACCAGAGACAGACAGCTCATTAAACCAGTCGTCACTAACAAAAGACTCattttaggctgcatttacagAACCGCGAGCATTCGCGTCGACTCGGTCGAAGACTTCGCATACGGTGCTCAGATTCTGGTGAACGATATGGATAAGAAAGTGAAGTGGAAAGCGCTGGCGAGCGAAGAAGTGGCGAGGAGAGCAGAGAAGCTGGTCGGTGACTTTCCCTACAGTTTATTATGGAATAACTGCGAGCATTTCGTGACGTACTGCAGGTACGGGACAGCTGCGAGCCAGCAGACAGAGAAG ttctgtGACTGTCTGAAATCCATCATTCGGGACCAGAGGAGTGTGGCCTTAACTGTTGGGATAGGAGTGATGTACATCCTGTGCTTCGGCCTGGCGCCTTCAACTACGTTACCCACAATCCTTATTCCCTTTATTCTGTGGATGGCTGGCTGA
- the LOC113103816 gene encoding microtubule-associated protein 9-like encodes MDDEHFSTTLAYTKSPKTSRRTTFQDELKTAVSARANRHSYPDDFDDDDDDDDILNKLLKMQKQKKVKFKAGKAKVKINDFNLSGDEEENVKPKKVSFVKTKRNSSPVNSEQLHLMKREDDRHSSVPSQSNSYSLHSDSPFSSLSDKFLPESALLQKDEQSKPVMQTRNQTESVVRKSLSDPLLPLNSENSQWESSPEPLPSEQDEDNQRIGEDGEPPVPQPRERSVKPKLSAGCPAQDMSPRPKPRQRTVNMCDFGQSEEESPAYTSSVSIALAPEKSRTSASDSVLGPDEDQSEKSEFCSPAEQMYPASVAASEESKERNYSTSFEEKHKSLQGSLDHTSSTLTQNSADRPSSSRSSSSRKHKSSYKAESKYLGALKILDQRTEESRRLPEAADSLRAAVYQEWLKKKEETLKITRSAKKQEEKLKVEKVHEENLTKIADAKASYDAWKEKKGEGFRKKVKEKQEAIKQQQMEMDKKHEKKETGKQQIFDKWKEEHDGILKDRIRVKKQTERRQKLQQAKEKHEKKKDCISAFTEWSDRKKDVIEEKVKAEHRKEKIKEVEEEYEKEEKVKMALEMYDKWLKRKEFQQKRERKEKKIQAILQDEAPPPWSPPNKTIPFGK; translated from the exons ATGGATGATGAGCATTTTTCTACAACACTTGCTTACACGAAAAGCCCTAAGACATCCAGAAGAACGACTTTTCAG gatGAGCTCAAGACAGCTGTGTCTGCTAGAGCCAACAGGCATAGTTACCCGGATgactttgatgatgatgatgatgatgatg ACATACTCAACAAACTCCTTAAGATGCAAAAACAGAAGAAGGTGAAATTTAAAGCAGGAAAGGCTAAAGTCAAAATCAACGATTTCAATCTTTCGGGTGATGAAGAGGAAAATGTCAAACCCAAAAAAGTGTCTTTTGTGAAAACCAAAAGGAACAGCTCACCTGTGAACTCCGAACAGCTACATCTCATGAAACGTGAAGATGACCGGCATAGTTCTGTCCCTTCGCAAAGCAATTCGTACAGTCTGCATTCGGATTCCCCTTTTTCCTCTCTATCTGACAAGTTTCTACCAGAGTCTGCTTTACTCCAGAAGGACGAACAGTCCAAACCAGTCATGCAGACGAGGAACCAGACAGAATCTGTGGTGAGGAAGAGCCTGTCAGATCCTTTACTGCCACTAAACTCTGAGAACAGCCAATGGGAATCAAGTCCAGAGCCATTGCCTTCAGAACAAGATGAGGACAACCAAAGGATTGGTGAAGATGGTGAACCACCGGTTCCCCAACCCAGGGAGAGAAGCGTTAAACCGAAACTCTCCGCAG GTTGTCCTGCTCAAGACATGTCACCCAGACCCAAACCCAGGCAGAGGACAGTAAATATGTGTGACTTTGGTCAGTCAGAAGAGGAGAGCCCAGCCTACACGTCTTCTGTGTCTATAGCCCTCGCTCCTGAGAAGAGTCGAACCTCTGCCAGTGATAGTGTTCTG GGTCCAGATGAAGACCAGTCCGAAAAGTCTGAGTTTTGTTCACCAGCAGAGCAGATGTATCCAGCTTCTGTAG CAGCCTCAGAAGAGAGCAAAGAGAGAAATTATTCAACATCCTTTGAAGAAAAGCAT AAGAGTTTGCAGGGTTCCCTTGACCACACATCATCCACACTAACCCAAAATTCAGCCGACAG ACCTTCAAGCTCTCGCTCATCCAGTTCCAGAAAACACAAGAGCTCTTATAAAGCAGAGTCGAAATACCTGGGAGCGTTGAAGATTCTGGATCAGAGAACAGAAGAGAGCCGGCGTCTTCCAGAAGCAGCAGATTCACTGAGAGCTGCTGTGTACCAG GAATGGctcaaaaagaaagaagaaactttaaaaataacaagGAGTGCAAAAAAGCAGGAAGAGAAATTAAAAGTGGAGAAAGTGCACGAA GAAAATCTTACTAAAATTGCCGATGCAAAGGCGTCTTATGATGCATGGAAAGAGAAAAAAGGTGAAGGctttagaaagaaagtcaaagAAAAACAGGAGGCAATAAAGCAACAACAAATGGAAATGgataaaaagcatgaaaaaaaggaaacaggaaaacag CAGATTTTTGACAAGTGGAAAGAGGAGCATGACGGCATCCTTAAAGACAGGATACGGGTAAAGAAACAGACTGAGAGAAGACAGAAACTACAACAGGCCAAAGAGAAACACGAGAAGAAGAAGGACTGCATTTCTGCTTTCACTGAATG GAGTGACCGAAAGAAGGATGTTATTGAAGAGAAGGTCAAGGCAGAACACAGGAAGGAGAAGATAAAGGAAGTGGAGGAGGAGTATGAAAAGGAGGAGAAAGTTAAAATGGCATTGGAGATGTATGACAAATGGCTG AAAAGAAAAGAGTTtcaacaaaaaagagagagaaaagagaagaagATTCAGGCTATTCTTCAAGACGAGGCTCCTCCGCCCTGGAGCCCTCCGAATAAAACAATCCCGTTTGGAAAATGA